A genomic segment from Nitrospira sp. MA-1 encodes:
- a CDS encoding DUF262 domain-containing protein, whose product MKISTVLDHIDSGHMALPEFQRGYVWNRDQVRGFFNSLYRRHPVGGLLVWATESKTAAHRGDGPLAAGVVKLLLDGQQRMTSLYGVVRGKPPKFFDGNTQAFTGLRFHLETETFAFYQPLKMQDDPLWIDVTALMKKGTAGLGEFVTRLSTQAALAPKVGDYVARLSGLLGVTEIDLHIEEVSGADKTLDVVVDIFNRVNSGGTKLSKGDLALAKICADWPEARDTMKAKLKEWGKADYHFNLDWLLRSVNTALTGEAKFQFLHEKTAEEIQDGLKRAVKHIDTSLNLISGRLGLDHDQVFFGRFGVPVMVRYLDQRTGTMNEKERDKLLFWFVQAGMWGRFSGSTESFIDQDLAALEGADGGLDKLLEQLRLWHGGLRVEPGNFTGWSLGARFYPVLYLLTRMGEARDWGTGLPLKANLLGKMSRLEVHHIFPKAQLYKRKFKKPEVNALANFCFLTKDTNLDIRDRLPEEYYLEVEKNHPGALASQWIPMDRALWKIECFREFLEARKELLALEVNRRMEELLHGNSRWLKGPTAAVPTIVGVGVGTSSEEEDAQLKALNDWMEGQSLPPGALAYDFADPATGEQKALLDLAWPNGIQEELSQPVAVLLNEGAETIAIASQAGYRCFTSVSEFQKYVHAEVLAEEALN is encoded by the coding sequence ATGAAAATCTCGACCGTCCTTGACCACATCGATAGCGGGCACATGGCTCTGCCCGAGTTCCAGCGCGGATATGTTTGGAACCGCGATCAGGTGCGCGGATTCTTTAATTCGCTCTACCGCCGGCATCCCGTGGGTGGTTTACTGGTGTGGGCTACCGAATCCAAGACCGCCGCGCACCGTGGCGATGGCCCTTTGGCCGCCGGGGTCGTGAAGCTTCTGCTCGACGGGCAGCAACGTATGACCTCGCTCTACGGAGTGGTTCGAGGCAAGCCGCCCAAGTTCTTTGACGGCAACACGCAAGCCTTCACTGGTCTGCGCTTTCATCTGGAAACGGAGACCTTCGCCTTCTACCAGCCTTTGAAGATGCAGGATGACCCGCTTTGGATTGACGTCACTGCACTCATGAAGAAGGGGACGGCCGGGCTTGGCGAGTTCGTTACGCGGCTGAGTACGCAGGCGGCGCTGGCCCCTAAGGTGGGCGATTACGTGGCGCGGCTGAGTGGTCTGCTCGGTGTGACCGAAATTGACCTTCATATCGAGGAAGTCTCCGGGGCTGATAAGACGCTGGATGTGGTGGTGGACATCTTCAACCGGGTCAACAGCGGCGGTACCAAACTCTCCAAGGGCGACCTGGCGCTGGCAAAAATCTGTGCCGATTGGCCGGAGGCTCGCGACACCATGAAGGCCAAGCTCAAAGAGTGGGGCAAGGCCGATTACCACTTCAACCTTGACTGGCTGTTGCGCTCGGTAAACACGGCGCTAACCGGTGAGGCGAAGTTCCAGTTTCTGCATGAGAAAACGGCAGAGGAAATTCAGGATGGTCTGAAGCGCGCGGTCAAACACATCGACACCAGTTTGAATCTGATCAGCGGGAGGCTGGGGCTGGACCATGACCAAGTGTTTTTCGGCCGGTTCGGGGTTCCAGTGATGGTGCGCTACCTCGACCAACGCACTGGAACGATGAACGAGAAGGAGCGCGACAAGCTTCTGTTCTGGTTCGTGCAGGCTGGGATGTGGGGACGTTTCTCCGGCTCCACGGAATCCTTCATCGATCAGGACCTGGCGGCCCTCGAAGGTGCAGATGGCGGACTGGACAAGCTGTTGGAACAATTACGCCTCTGGCATGGCGGGCTGCGTGTAGAGCCGGGGAACTTTACCGGTTGGAGCCTCGGCGCACGATTCTATCCCGTTCTCTACCTACTCACCCGCATGGGGGAGGCGCGCGACTGGGGCACAGGTTTGCCCTTAAAAGCCAACCTCCTTGGAAAAATGAGTCGTCTTGAAGTGCATCACATTTTCCCCAAAGCGCAGCTTTATAAGCGAAAGTTTAAGAAGCCTGAGGTCAATGCGCTTGCGAATTTCTGCTTTCTCACCAAAGACACAAACCTCGACATCAGGGATCGCCTGCCAGAGGAATACTACCTTGAAGTGGAGAAGAACCATCCGGGCGCCTTGGCATCGCAATGGATTCCGATGGACAGGGCGCTCTGGAAGATCGAGTGCTTTCGAGAATTCTTGGAGGCCCGAAAGGAATTGCTTGCGCTGGAAGTCAACCGGCGAATGGAGGAATTATTGCACGGTAACAGTCGATGGTTGAAGGGTCCAACGGCGGCCGTCCCAACGATCGTGGGTGTTGGCGTAGGGACTAGCAGCGAAGAGGAGGACGCTCAGCTCAAAGCATTGAACGATTGGATGGAGGGCCAGAGTCTGCCGCCTGGCGCCTTGGCCTATGACTTCGCCGACCCGGCCACAGGCGAGCAAAAAGCGTTGCTTGACTTGGCTTGGCCCAACGGCATTCAGGAGGAACTCAGCCAGCCGGTTGCCGTGCTCTTGAACGAAGGCGCGGAGACGATTGCTATCGCCAGCCAGGCGGGTTATCGCTGTTTCACTTCGGTCTCTGAGTTTCAAAAGTATGTGCATGCGGAGGTCTTGGCTGAGGAGGCACTGAATTGA
- a CDS encoding HsdR family type I site-specific deoxyribonuclease has product MSEIGQTERATQNRIIALFRDELHYRYLDDWTDREGNSNIEEGLLTDYLTKSGYTPAQISKASYDLRTEADNHSRGLYGNNQKVYNLLRYGVPVKIEAGKVTDTVQLINWKRPEQNVFAIAEEVTLKGNHERRPDIVLYVNGIAIGLLELKNSRVSIGDGIRQSLSNQQLEFNGWFFSTLQFIFAGNDSEGLQYGTIGTPEKYFLKWKEEEEEDNTRFKLDKYLLKMCRKDRLLELMHDFVLFDGGIKKLPRAHQYFGVKAAQQHVRQKKDGIIWHTQGSGKSIVMVLLAKWILENNPHARVAILTDRDELDKQIERVFTESGEAIKRTSSGRDLMQQLSQATPRLLCSLVHKFGKKGKKTDEEFKQFIEELKSQPSHAVGEVFVFVDECHRTQSGRLHKTMKALMPNAVFIGFTGTPLLKEDKQTSLEVFGGYIHTYKFSEGVEDGVVLDLVYEARDIDQRLGSVDKIDAWFEAKTKGLNDWQKAELKQKWGTMQNVLSSKSRMDRVISDIVFDFSVKPRLSSERGNAILVASSIYEACKYFSLFQKTPFKGKCAVVTSYNPLAKDVTLEETGANTETDKQFIFNIYSELLEEIEAKPGMTKTETYEDWAKALFTKEPANMKLLVVVDKLLTGFDAPPCTYLYIDKSMQDHGLFQAICRVNRLDGEDKDFGYIVDYKDLFKKVENAIAVYTSELDHSAGGADPEVLLQDRLKKGRERLDQALEALGLLCEPVEPPKGELEHIHYFCGNTEIPADLQEREPQRAALYKGTVALVRAYANIADELEAAGYSEADISRIKQQLDHYLNVREIIRKASGESLDLKAYEADMRHLLDTYIEADEPRKISPFDNMGLLELIVKTGIANAIATQLGGLKGNKNAIAETIENNVRRKIIKEHLSDPAYYDKMSALLNEIIAARRSKAIEYEEYLKRIAELAKKVEAGQAEDLPVQLNTPGCRALYNNLRRGAAGNANAAETSPSYGNTPHDAVLELAIKIDDTVKRTRPDGWRGVQARERVIKAALYGILQNEVEVERIFLIIKQQKEY; this is encoded by the coding sequence TTGAGCGAAATTGGTCAAACCGAACGCGCCACGCAGAACCGGATCATTGCCTTGTTCCGTGATGAGTTGCACTATCGCTATCTGGACGACTGGACCGACCGCGAGGGCAATAGCAACATTGAGGAAGGGTTACTCACCGACTACCTGACCAAAAGTGGCTATACCCCGGCACAGATCAGCAAGGCCAGCTACGATCTACGCACTGAAGCGGATAACCACAGCCGTGGCCTCTATGGCAATAATCAGAAGGTTTACAACCTGCTGCGCTATGGCGTGCCGGTGAAGATCGAAGCAGGCAAAGTGACGGATACGGTTCAGCTCATCAACTGGAAGCGCCCGGAGCAGAATGTTTTTGCCATTGCGGAGGAAGTGACGCTCAAGGGTAACCACGAACGGCGACCCGATATTGTGCTGTATGTCAACGGCATCGCTATTGGCTTGCTGGAGCTGAAGAACAGCCGCGTGTCAATTGGCGACGGCATCCGCCAAAGCCTATCTAACCAGCAACTCGAATTTAATGGGTGGTTCTTTAGCACGTTGCAGTTCATCTTCGCCGGTAACGACTCCGAGGGGCTACAATACGGCACCATCGGAACGCCGGAGAAATACTTCCTGAAGTGGAAGGAGGAGGAGGAGGAGGACAATACCCGCTTCAAGTTAGACAAGTACCTGCTTAAAATGTGCCGCAAGGATCGCCTTCTCGAGTTAATGCATGACTTCGTGCTCTTCGACGGTGGCATAAAGAAACTGCCACGTGCACATCAGTATTTCGGCGTCAAGGCGGCGCAGCAGCATGTGCGTCAGAAGAAGGACGGCATCATCTGGCACACGCAGGGCAGCGGCAAGAGCATCGTGATGGTTCTGCTCGCGAAGTGGATACTGGAGAACAATCCCCACGCCCGCGTCGCTATCCTCACCGATCGGGACGAACTGGACAAACAGATCGAACGGGTGTTTACCGAATCGGGCGAGGCAATCAAGCGCACCAGCAGCGGCCGTGATCTCATGCAGCAGCTCAGTCAGGCCACACCGCGACTGCTCTGTTCGCTGGTGCATAAGTTTGGCAAGAAGGGCAAGAAGACGGATGAGGAATTCAAACAATTCATCGAAGAACTGAAGTCTCAGCCATCACATGCCGTTGGCGAGGTATTTGTCTTCGTTGACGAGTGTCATCGCACGCAGAGCGGCAGGTTGCACAAGACCATGAAAGCCCTCATGCCCAACGCTGTCTTCATCGGGTTCACCGGTACGCCCCTGCTTAAGGAGGATAAACAGACGAGTCTTGAAGTCTTTGGTGGCTACATCCACACCTACAAATTCAGCGAGGGCGTTGAAGATGGGGTCGTGTTGGATCTCGTCTATGAGGCGCGGGACATCGATCAGCGCCTCGGCTCCGTAGACAAGATTGACGCGTGGTTCGAGGCCAAGACCAAGGGCCTCAACGACTGGCAGAAGGCTGAGCTGAAGCAGAAGTGGGGAACGATGCAGAACGTGCTCAGCTCCAAGTCGCGCATGGATCGGGTGATAAGCGACATTGTGTTCGACTTCAGTGTGAAGCCGCGCCTTTCCAGCGAACGTGGCAACGCCATCCTGGTCGCCTCTAGTATTTACGAGGCGTGCAAATATTTCAGCCTATTTCAAAAGACTCCCTTCAAGGGCAAATGCGCGGTGGTGACCTCCTACAATCCCTTGGCCAAGGATGTGACGCTGGAGGAAACTGGGGCGAACACAGAGACGGACAAGCAGTTCATTTTCAACATCTACTCTGAGTTGCTGGAAGAGATTGAAGCAAAGCCTGGCATGACTAAGACGGAGACCTATGAGGACTGGGCCAAAGCATTGTTTACGAAGGAACCTGCGAATATGAAGCTGCTCGTCGTGGTAGACAAGCTGCTCACTGGCTTTGATGCCCCACCCTGCACCTATCTCTACATCGACAAGTCCATGCAGGACCATGGCCTGTTCCAGGCCATCTGCCGTGTTAACCGGCTGGATGGCGAGGACAAGGATTTCGGTTACATCGTAGATTACAAGGACCTGTTTAAGAAAGTAGAGAACGCCATCGCCGTCTATACCTCAGAGTTGGATCACAGCGCGGGGGGTGCCGATCCCGAGGTGCTGTTGCAGGATCGACTCAAGAAAGGGAGGGAACGGCTCGACCAGGCGCTGGAAGCCCTTGGCCTGCTGTGCGAGCCGGTGGAACCGCCGAAGGGTGAGCTGGAGCACATCCACTACTTTTGCGGCAACACGGAAATTCCAGCCGACCTGCAAGAACGGGAACCGCAACGCGCCGCGCTCTATAAGGGGACCGTGGCGCTGGTGCGCGCCTATGCGAATATCGCCGACGAACTGGAGGCCGCCGGATATAGTGAGGCCGACATCAGCCGCATCAAGCAACAGCTTGACCATTACCTGAATGTGCGGGAAATCATTCGCAAGGCCAGCGGGGAAAGCCTGGACTTGAAAGCCTACGAGGCGGACATGCGCCACCTCCTGGATACCTATATTGAAGCCGATGAACCCAGGAAGATTTCTCCCTTCGACAACATGGGTCTGTTGGAGCTGATAGTCAAGACCGGGATTGCGAATGCCATCGCTACTCAGCTTGGCGGATTGAAGGGCAACAAAAACGCCATTGCCGAGACCATTGAGAACAACGTCCGCCGTAAAATCATTAAAGAGCACCTGAGCGATCCGGCATATTACGATAAGATGTCCGCATTGCTGAATGAGATCATTGCAGCACGCAGGTCGAAGGCCATCGAATATGAAGAGTATCTGAAGCGCATCGCCGAGTTGGCGAAAAAAGTGGAGGCCGGGCAGGCGGAGGATCTGCCTGTGCAATTGAATACGCCGGGATGCCGCGCACTCTACAACAACCTCAGGCGGGGGGCTGCCGGCAATGCGAACGCCGCTGAGACCTCCCCTTCCTATGGGAACACACCACACGATGCTGTGCTGGAACTGGCAATCAAGATCGATGACACCGTCAAGCGCACCAGACCCGATGGCTGGCGAGGTGTGCAAGCCCGCGAGCGGGTCATTAAAGCGGCCTTGTATGGCATCTTGCAGAACGAGGTCGAGGTCGAACGCATTTTTCTTATCATCAAGCAGCAGAAGGAATACTGA
- a CDS encoding SprT family zinc-dependent metalloprotease, whose product MVSQITLGDITVDVVKKGIRNIHLSVNPPTGHVRISAPLRMDLDTIRVFAITKLGWIKSQQHKMCEQARETPREYLNRESHYVWGTRYLLTVNERDQSPSVELTHNRMRLRVRPDTDAHKRQTIIEDWYRAQLKQAVAPLIAKWEPLIGVKVKQFFVQRMKTKWGSCNPVARSIRLNSDLAKKPQECLEYIVVHEMVHLLESTHNARFVSLMDRFMPKWQFYRDQLNRLPVRHQHWGY is encoded by the coding sequence ATGGTCTCGCAGATTACCCTGGGAGACATCACCGTGGATGTGGTAAAGAAGGGCATCAGGAACATCCACCTGAGCGTCAACCCTCCAACGGGCCACGTGCGAATCTCCGCGCCGCTCCGAATGGACCTCGACACCATCCGCGTCTTTGCTATTACCAAGCTCGGCTGGATCAAGAGCCAGCAGCACAAGATGTGTGAACAAGCCCGTGAAACTCCACGCGAGTATCTCAACCGTGAAAGTCATTATGTGTGGGGAACGCGCTACCTGCTAACGGTCAACGAGAGGGACCAATCACCGTCCGTCGAATTGACGCACAACCGGATGCGTCTGCGCGTTCGCCCGGACACCGATGCGCACAAGAGGCAAACCATCATAGAGGATTGGTATCGCGCCCAGCTCAAGCAAGCCGTGGCGCCTTTGATCGCAAAATGGGAACCGCTCATCGGCGTGAAGGTGAAGCAGTTTTTTGTACAGCGCATGAAGACCAAATGGGGTAGCTGCAACCCGGTTGCGCGCAGTATTCGCCTCAACTCCGATCTCGCCAAGAAACCCCAGGAATGCCTTGAATACATCGTGGTTCACGAAATGGTTCACTTACTTGAATCGACGCACAACGCTCGTTTTGTCTCACTCATGGACCGATTTATGCCCAAGTGGCAGTTCTATCGGGACCAGCTCAACCGCCTCCCGGTTCGCCATCAACATTGGGGATATTAA
- a CDS encoding DUF4926 domain-containing protein, with the protein MIQDICVLDVVALTQDIPESSLLRGQVGTVVESLGPDMFEVEFVDNDGRTYATLPLNSSQLLVLHYQPA; encoded by the coding sequence ATGATTCAAGATATTTGTGTCCTGGATGTGGTCGCCTTGACTCAGGATATTCCTGAGAGCAGCTTGCTGCGAGGACAAGTGGGGACCGTGGTGGAATCCCTTGGACCAGATATGTTTGAAGTGGAATTTGTGGATAATGACGGCCGAACCTACGCGACGCTCCCCCTGAATTCCAGCCAACTCCTCGTGCTGCATTACCAACCTGCGTGA
- a CDS encoding nucleoside deaminase, which produces MSPSDYMRLAIVMAQKVPQYPFGAVIVRQATGEVLAKGYNRSSRNPIVHGEIDVINRCAAAHAPVDWTTLDLYTTAEPCPMCQSAIEWAGMANVYFGTSIPFLQQHGWRQIDIRAEEVARRTPFRNTKVIGGILEQECNALFEAAQRDVLKK; this is translated from the coding sequence ATGAGCCCCTCTGATTATATGCGCCTGGCCATTGTCATGGCGCAAAAGGTCCCCCAATATCCATTTGGGGCCGTGATCGTTCGACAGGCAACCGGAGAGGTCCTCGCAAAAGGGTACAACCGTTCTTCCCGCAATCCTATCGTTCACGGTGAAATCGATGTCATCAATCGTTGTGCGGCGGCCCATGCACCGGTGGATTGGACCACCCTAGATTTGTATACGACCGCTGAACCCTGTCCCATGTGTCAGAGTGCGATCGAGTGGGCCGGCATGGCCAACGTATACTTTGGCACGTCGATTCCGTTTCTCCAACAACATGGGTGGCGGCAAATTGATATTCGGGCTGAGGAGGTGGCACGGCGGACGCCTTTTCGGAATACGAAAGTTATTGGGGGGATTCTGGAGCAAGAATGTAATGCGTTGTTTGAGGCGGCGCAGCGCGATGTCTTGAAGAAATAA
- a CDS encoding type II toxin-antitoxin system HicB family antitoxin, with the protein MRYAIVIEKSPANFAAYVPDLPGCVATGATLDETETLIREAIEFHLEGIQADGQPLPPPSCQVEYVEVSV; encoded by the coding sequence ATGCGATATGCCATTGTGATTGAAAAATCGCCTGCAAACTTTGCGGCGTATGTGCCGGATTTACCTGGGTGTGTGGCAACCGGGGCGACCCTGGATGAAACTGAAACACTCATACGAGAAGCGATTGAATTCCATCTCGAAGGAATACAGGCCGATGGCCAACCTCTCCCACCTCCCAGTTGCCAAGTCGAATACGTCGAAGTTTCAGTCTAA
- a CDS encoding DUF4926 domain-containing protein, with protein MIKEHDRVVLAVDVPSEALVAGDVGTIVHVYQDKQAYEVEFTTLEGKTAAVVTLEVLQVRPVGKREITHARELASR; from the coding sequence ATGATCAAAGAACATGACCGGGTAGTTTTAGCCGTTGACGTTCCCTCTGAAGCCCTTGTGGCGGGAGATGTCGGAACGATCGTTCATGTCTATCAGGACAAGCAGGCCTACGAGGTGGAATTTACCACCCTGGAAGGGAAAACCGCTGCAGTCGTGACATTGGAGGTTCTTCAGGTTCGTCCGGTGGGCAAACGCGAGATCACTCATGCTCGCGAGTTGGCTTCTCGATAA